Proteins from a single region of Salipiger sp. H15:
- the rpoC gene encoding DNA-directed RNA polymerase subunit beta' — translation MNQELTNNPFNPLTPPKVFDEIKVSLASPERILSWSYGEIKKPETINYRTFKPERDGLFCARIFGPIKDYECLCGKYKRMKYRGVVCEKCGVEVTLQKVRRERMGHIELAAPCAHIWFLKSLPSRIGLMLDMTLRDLERVLYFENYVVIEPGLTDLTYGQMLTEDEFLDAQDQYGADAFSANIGAEAIREMLAAIDLEAEAEQLRADLKEATGELKPKKIIKRLKVVESFLESGNRPEWMILTVIPVIPPELRPLVPLDGGRFATSDLNDLYRRVINRNNRLKRLIELRAPDIIVRNEKRMLQEAVDALFDNGRRGRVITGANKRPLKSLSDMLKGKQGRFRQNLLGKRVDFSGRSVIVTGPELKLHQCGLPKKMALELFKPFIYSRLEAKGLSSTVKQAKKLVEKERPEVWDILDEVIREHPVLLNRAPTLHRLGIQAFEPQLIEGKAIQLHPLVCSAFNADFDGDQMAVHVPLSLEAQLEARVLMMSTNNVLSPANGSPIIVPSQDMILGLYYTTIMREGMKGEGMKFSNIEEVEHALTAGEVHLHAKIECRVKQIDEEGNEVVKRYETTPGRVRLGALLPMNAKAPFDLVNTLLRKKDVQKVIDTVYRYCGQKESVIFCDQIMAMGFKEAFRAGISFGKDDMVIPDSKWTLVEETRDQVKDFEQQYLDGLITQGEKYNKVVDAWSKCNDKVTDAMMNTISANKRAEDGSEMEPNSVYMMAHSGARGSVTQMKQLGGMRGLMAKPNGDIIETPIISNFKEGLTVLEYFNSTHGARKGLSDTALKTANSGYLTRRLVDVAQDCIVRSHDCGTDRAITAEAAVNDGEVVASLAERVLGRVAADDIPHPVTGEIIVRAGQLIDERMSDAIDEAAVQSTRIRSPLTCEAEEGVCAMCYGRDLARGTMVNTGEAVGIIAAQSIGEPGTQLTMRTFHIGGVAQGGQQSFQEASQEGVIEFENTSTLENSIGETLVMGRNMKLRIMGEDGKERASHKLGYGTKLFVKEGQSVKRGDKLFEWDPYTLPILAEADGVAKHVDLTAGVAVRDETDEATGMTQKIVIDWRAAPKGNELKPEIILMDADGEPVRNAAGNPLTYPMSVDAILSCEEGQEIKAGDVLARIPREGAKTKDITGGLPRVAELFEARRPKDHAIIAEIDGYVRFGKDYKNKRRITIEPVDDTLEPKEYMIPKGKHIPVVEGDYVQKGDYIMDGNPAPHDILAIMGVEALANYMIDEVQDVYRLQGVKINDKHVEVIVRQMLQKWEIHDSGDTTLLKGEHVDKAEFDAVNEKVLKKGGRPATGEPILLGITKASLQTRSFISAASFQETTRVLTEASVQGKKDKLVGLKENVIVGRLIPAGTGGATQRVRRIATERDNKVIEVRREEAEQAALLAAPDMSSSDVIGGDEFDTLVVDTPESRE, via the coding sequence ATGAACCAGGAACTGACGAACAACCCGTTCAACCCGCTGACTCCGCCCAAGGTCTTCGACGAGATCAAGGTGTCGCTGGCGTCGCCCGAGCGGATCCTCTCGTGGTCCTACGGCGAGATCAAGAAGCCCGAGACGATCAACTACCGCACGTTCAAGCCCGAGCGTGACGGCCTCTTCTGCGCGCGCATCTTCGGCCCGATCAAGGACTACGAGTGCCTGTGCGGCAAGTACAAGCGCATGAAGTACCGCGGCGTCGTCTGCGAGAAGTGCGGCGTCGAAGTCACCCTCCAGAAAGTGCGCCGCGAGCGCATGGGCCACATCGAGCTCGCAGCTCCCTGCGCGCACATCTGGTTCCTGAAGTCGCTGCCCTCGCGCATCGGCCTCATGCTGGACATGACGCTGCGTGACCTCGAGCGCGTGCTGTACTTCGAAAACTACGTGGTGATCGAGCCCGGCCTGACCGACCTGACCTACGGCCAGATGCTGACCGAGGACGAGTTCCTCGACGCACAGGACCAGTACGGCGCAGACGCGTTCAGCGCCAACATCGGCGCCGAGGCCATCCGCGAGATGCTCGCAGCCATCGACCTCGAGGCCGAGGCCGAGCAGCTGCGTGCGGACCTCAAGGAAGCCACCGGCGAGCTGAAGCCCAAGAAGATCATCAAGCGCCTCAAGGTCGTGGAATCCTTCCTCGAGTCGGGCAACCGCCCCGAGTGGATGATCCTCACCGTGATCCCGGTCATCCCGCCCGAACTGCGCCCGCTGGTGCCGCTCGACGGTGGCCGTTTCGCGACTTCGGATCTCAACGATCTGTACCGCCGCGTGATCAACCGGAACAACCGCCTCAAGCGCCTGATCGAGCTGCGCGCTCCGGACATCATCGTCCGGAACGAAAAGCGGATGCTGCAGGAAGCCGTCGACGCCCTCTTCGACAACGGCCGCCGCGGCCGCGTCATCACCGGCGCCAACAAGCGTCCGCTGAAGTCGCTGTCCGACATGCTCAAGGGCAAGCAGGGCCGCTTCCGTCAGAACCTTCTCGGCAAGCGCGTCGACTTCTCGGGCCGTTCGGTCATCGTGACCGGCCCGGAACTCAAGCTGCACCAGTGCGGCCTGCCGAAGAAGATGGCGCTCGAACTCTTCAAGCCCTTCATCTACTCGCGCCTGGAGGCCAAGGGCCTGTCCAGCACCGTGAAGCAGGCGAAGAAGCTGGTTGAAAAAGAGCGTCCGGAAGTCTGGGACATCCTCGACGAGGTGATCCGCGAGCACCCGGTTCTGCTGAACCGCGCGCCGACGCTGCACCGTCTGGGGATCCAGGCGTTCGAACCCCAGCTGATCGAAGGCAAGGCCATCCAGCTGCACCCGCTCGTCTGCTCGGCGTTCAACGCCGACTTCGACGGTGACCAGATGGCCGTCCACGTGCCGCTGTCGCTCGAAGCGCAGCTCGAGGCGCGCGTCCTGATGATGTCCACGAACAACGTGCTGTCGCCCGCAAACGGCAGCCCGATCATCGTGCCGTCGCAGGACATGATCCTCGGCCTCTACTACACGACCATCATGCGTGAAGGCATGAAGGGCGAGGGGATGAAGTTCTCCAACATCGAAGAGGTCGAGCACGCCCTGACGGCTGGCGAAGTGCACCTGCACGCCAAGATCGAATGCCGCGTGAAGCAGATCGACGAAGAGGGCAACGAGGTCGTCAAGCGTTACGAGACGACCCCGGGCCGCGTGCGCCTCGGCGCGCTGCTGCCGATGAACGCCAAGGCTCCGTTCGATCTCGTCAACACGCTGCTTCGCAAGAAGGACGTTCAGAAGGTCATCGACACCGTCTACCGCTACTGCGGCCAGAAAGAGTCGGTCATCTTCTGCGACCAGATCATGGCGATGGGCTTCAAGGAAGCGTTCCGCGCCGGCATCTCGTTCGGCAAGGACGACATGGTGATCCCGGACAGCAAGTGGACGCTGGTCGAGGAAACTCGTGACCAGGTGAAGGATTTCGAGCAGCAGTACCTCGACGGCCTGATTACCCAGGGCGAGAAGTACAACAAGGTCGTGGACGCCTGGTCGAAGTGCAACGACAAGGTCACCGACGCCATGATGAACACCATCTCGGCGAACAAGCGCGCCGAGGACGGGTCGGAAATGGAACCGAACTCGGTGTACATGATGGCCCACTCCGGTGCGCGTGGCTCGGTCACCCAGATGAAGCAGCTGGGCGGGATGCGCGGCCTGATGGCGAAGCCGAACGGCGACATCATCGAGACCCCGATCATCTCGAACTTCAAGGAAGGCCTGACCGTTCTCGAGTACTTCAACTCGACCCACGGTGCCCGTAAGGGTCTGTCGGATACCGCTCTGAAGACGGCAAACTCGGGTTACCTGACCCGCCGTCTGGTGGACGTGGCGCAGGACTGCATCGTGCGCTCGCACGACTGCGGCACCGACCGCGCGATCACCGCGGAAGCGGCTGTCAACGATGGTGAAGTCGTCGCCTCGCTCGCCGAGCGCGTCCTGGGCCGTGTCGCGGCGGATGACATTCCGCACCCCGTCACGGGCGAGATCATCGTGCGCGCCGGCCAGCTCATCGACGAGCGCATGTCCGACGCCATCGACGAGGCTGCGGTGCAGTCGACCCGCATCCGCTCGCCGCTGACCTGCGAGGCCGAAGAGGGCGTCTGCGCCATGTGCTATGGCCGTGACCTCGCACGAGGCACCATGGTCAACACCGGCGAGGCTGTCGGCATCATCGCCGCGCAGTCGATCGGTGAACCCGGCACGCAGCTGACGATGCGGACCTTCCACATCGGCGGCGTTGCCCAGGGTGGCCAGCAGTCGTTCCAGGAAGCGTCGCAGGAAGGCGTGATCGAGTTCGAGAACACCTCGACCCTCGAGAACTCCATCGGCGAAACCCTCGTCATGGGCCGCAACATGAAGCTGCGGATCATGGGCGAGGACGGCAAGGAACGTGCGAGCCACAAGCTCGGCTACGGCACCAAGCTGTTCGTCAAGGAAGGCCAGTCGGTCAAGCGCGGCGACAAGCTCTTCGAGTGGGACCCCTACACCCTGCCGATCCTCGCCGAGGCGGACGGTGTCGCGAAGCACGTCGACCTCACCGCTGGTGTGGCCGTCCGCGACGAGACCGACGAAGCGACCGGCATGACCCAGAAGATCGTGATCGACTGGCGTGCGGCACCGAAGGGCAACGAGCTCAAGCCCGAGATCATCCTGATGGATGCCGACGGCGAGCCCGTGCGCAACGCGGCCGGCAACCCGCTGACCTACCCGATGTCGGTGGACGCCATCCTGTCCTGTGAAGAAGGTCAGGAGATCAAGGCCGGTGACGTTCTTGCGCGTATCCCGCGCGAGGGCGCGAAGACGAAGGACATCACCGGCGGTCTGCCGCGTGTGGCCGAACTCTTCGAGGCGCGTCGTCCGAAGGACCACGCCATCATCGCCGAGATCGACGGCTACGTGCGCTTCGGCAAGGACTACAAGAACAAGCGCCGCATCACGATCGAGCCGGTCGACGACACGCTCGAGCCCAAGGAATACATGATCCCCAAGGGCAAGCACATTCCCGTGGTCGAGGGCGATTACGTCCAGAAGGGCGACTACATCATGGACGGCAACCCAGCGCCGCATGACATCCTGGCCATCATGGGTGTCGAGGCTCTGGCGAACTACATGATCGACGAAGTCCAGGACGTGTATCGACTGCAGGGCGTGAAGATCAACGACAAGCACGTCGAGGTCATCGTCCGCCAGATGCTGCAGAAGTGGGAAATCCACGACTCCGGCGACACCACGCTGCTCAAGGGCGAGCACGTGGACAAGGCGGAGTTCGACGCGGTCAACGAGAAGGTCCTCAAGAAGGGCGGCCGTCCGGCCACCGGCGAGCCGATCCTTCTCGGGATCACCAAGGCGTCGCTGCAGACCCGTTCGTTCATCTCGGCGGCTTCCTTCCAGGAGACCACCCGCGTCCTCACCGAGGCTTCGGTGCAGGGCAAGAAGGACAAGCTGGTCGGCCTCAAGGAGAACGTCATCGTGGGCCGCCTGATCCCGGCGGGCACCGGTGGCGCGACCCAGCGGGTCCGTCGCATCGCGACCGAGCGCGACAACAAGGTGATCGAAGTGCGCCGCGAGGAGGCCGAACAGGCCGCGCTCCTGGCCGCTCCGGACATGTCGTCGAGCGACGTGATCGGTGGCGACGAGTTCGACACCCTGGTCGTGGACACGCCGGAAAGCCGCGAGTAA
- a CDS encoding DMT family transporter: MTRLSDNGRGMLLMIGNMAAFTFSDACVKEIGSDLPLSQVLVLRGLVASLFIAGLALRLGALRHRPGGRDAALMLLRGIAECGSAYFFLTALRNMPLANATALLQMVPLTVTLGSAVFFGEPVGWRRWLAIAGGFCGMLLIVRPGTEGFNTYSVYALLTVVAVTLRDLTTRRFSKQLPSMQVTLSSSVLVTLMAAVLSLGEDWQPLDARLSVLMLGTALLVMAGYTLSVMVMRIGEVGFIAPFRYTGLLWALLLGLVFWGEVPQPMTLLGAAVIVAMGSFTLWRERQLRRRGVRDQLAATPAKTRRT, encoded by the coding sequence ATGACGCGCTTGTCCGACAATGGCCGCGGCATGCTCCTGATGATCGGGAACATGGCCGCTTTCACCTTCAGCGACGCCTGTGTGAAGGAGATCGGCTCCGATCTGCCGCTGTCACAGGTGCTCGTCCTGCGCGGGCTCGTCGCGAGCCTGTTCATCGCCGGGCTCGCGCTTCGGCTCGGCGCGCTGCGCCACCGGCCCGGCGGCCGCGACGCCGCGCTCATGCTGCTGCGCGGGATCGCGGAATGCGGCTCGGCCTATTTCTTCCTGACGGCGCTGCGCAACATGCCGCTGGCCAATGCCACGGCGCTCCTGCAGATGGTGCCGCTGACGGTGACGCTGGGCAGCGCGGTCTTCTTCGGCGAGCCGGTCGGCTGGCGGCGCTGGCTGGCGATCGCAGGCGGGTTCTGCGGCATGCTGCTGATCGTCCGGCCGGGCACCGAGGGGTTCAACACCTACTCGGTCTACGCGCTGCTGACGGTGGTCGCGGTCACGCTGCGCGACCTGACGACGCGGCGCTTCTCGAAGCAGCTGCCAAGCATGCAGGTGACGCTCTCCTCCTCGGTGCTGGTGACGCTCATGGCGGCGGTGCTGTCGCTGGGCGAGGACTGGCAGCCGCTCGACGCGCGGCTCTCGGTGCTGATGCTGGGCACGGCGCTGCTGGTCATGGCGGGCTATACGCTGAGCGTGATGGTCATGCGCATCGGCGAGGTCGGCTTCATCGCGCCGTTCCGCTACACCGGCCTGCTCTGGGCTCTGCTGCTGGGGCTGGTGTTCTGGGGCGAGGTGCCGCAGCCGATGACGCTGCTCGGCGCGGCCGTGATCGTCGCCATGGGCAGCTTCACCCTCTGGCGCGAGCGGCAGCTGCGGCGGCGCGGCGTGCGCGATCAGCTGGCGGCGACCCCCGCGAAGACCCGGCGGACGTGA
- a CDS encoding putative rhamnosyl transferase, with the protein MQIIGLCRFSYPAEGGFQVEHESLAARIAYLYAPARMEERLRHFECICLPGLKAQTDPDFIFLVLVGDAMPLPYLARLQELLADFPQARIVSRPPGPHRQVCQEVINAARDLALPCLEFRHDDDDAVAVTFVEELRAAALDISALRARHRLVALDWNRGYVARPDAAGLCAEPSVTPFWGVAQAVAVAPGVRQSNMNFGHAKLIEFMPTLSFTDRPMYLRGHNDHNDSRQKKHVKPVELPRLDAAGEAEMKRLFAIDADHVRRVFAGVAAS; encoded by the coding sequence ATGCAGATCATTGGCCTGTGCCGGTTTTCCTACCCCGCCGAGGGGGGCTTCCAGGTCGAGCACGAGAGCCTCGCCGCACGCATTGCCTACCTCTACGCGCCGGCGCGGATGGAGGAAAGACTGCGCCACTTCGAATGCATCTGCCTGCCCGGGCTGAAGGCCCAGACCGATCCCGACTTCATCTTCCTCGTGCTGGTCGGCGACGCCATGCCCCTGCCCTATCTCGCGCGGCTGCAGGAGCTTCTCGCGGACTTCCCGCAGGCGCGGATCGTCAGCCGCCCGCCCGGCCCGCACCGGCAGGTCTGCCAGGAGGTGATCAACGCCGCCCGCGACCTTGCCCTGCCCTGCCTCGAGTTCCGCCATGACGACGACGACGCGGTGGCGGTGACGTTCGTCGAGGAACTCCGGGCCGCCGCGCTCGACATCTCGGCGCTGCGCGCGCGGCACCGGTTGGTGGCGCTCGACTGGAACCGCGGCTACGTGGCGCGTCCCGATGCCGCAGGGCTCTGCGCCGAGCCTTCCGTGACCCCCTTCTGGGGCGTCGCACAGGCGGTGGCCGTCGCGCCCGGCGTGCGCCAGAGCAACATGAACTTCGGCCACGCGAAGCTGATCGAGTTCATGCCCACGCTCAGCTTCACCGACCGGCCGATGTATCTGCGCGGCCACAACGACCACAACGATTCACGCCAGAAGAAACACGTGAAGCCGGTCGAGCTGCCGCGGCTCGATGCCGCGGGCGAGGCCGAGATGAAGCGGCTCTTCGCGATCGACGCCGATCACGTCCGCCGGGTCTTCGCGGGGGTCGCCGCCAGCTGA
- the rpsL gene encoding 30S ribosomal protein S12, which translates to MPTIQQLIRKPRQPKVKRSKSQHLEQCPQKRGVCTRVYTTTPKKPNSAMRKVAKVRLTNGFEVISYIPGESHNLQEHSVVLIRGGRVKDLPGVRYHILRGVLDTQGVKDRKQRRSKYGAKRPK; encoded by the coding sequence ATGCCCACGATCCAACAGCTGATCCGCAAGCCGCGGCAGCCGAAAGTTAAGCGTTCGAAGTCGCAGCACCTCGAGCAGTGCCCGCAGAAGCGCGGTGTCTGCACCCGCGTCTACACCACCACGCCGAAGAAGCCGAACTCGGCAATGCGTAAGGTGGCCAAGGTGCGTCTGACCAACGGCTTCGAAGTCATCTCCTACATCCCGGGTGAATCGCACAACCTGCAGGAGCACTCGGTTGTGCTCATCCGCGGCGGCCGTGTGAAAGACCTTCCGGGTGTCCGTTACCACATCCTCCGCGGTGTTCTGGATACCCAGGGCGTCAAAGACCGTAAGCAGCGTCGCTCGAAGTACGGCGCGAAGCGTCCGAAATAA
- the rpsG gene encoding 30S ribosomal protein S7, translating into MSRRHAAEKREVLPDAKYGDRVLTKFMNNLMIDGKKSVAERIVYNALDRVESKVKRAPVEVFHEALDNIKPAVEVRSRRVGGATYQVPVEVRPERREALAIRWLIAASRARNEHTMEERLAGELLDAVQSRGSAVKKREDTHKMADANKAFSHYRW; encoded by the coding sequence ATGTCTCGTCGTCACGCCGCAGAAAAACGCGAAGTCCTGCCCGACGCCAAGTATGGCGACCGGGTTCTGACGAAGTTCATGAACAACCTGATGATCGACGGCAAGAAGTCGGTCGCAGAGCGCATCGTCTACAATGCCCTCGACCGCGTCGAGAGCAAGGTGAAGCGCGCGCCGGTGGAAGTCTTCCACGAAGCGCTCGACAACATCAAGCCGGCCGTCGAAGTCCGTTCGCGCCGCGTTGGTGGTGCCACCTACCAGGTCCCCGTCGAAGTGCGCCCCGAGCGCCGTGAGGCCCTGGCCATCCGCTGGCTGATTGCAGCCTCGCGCGCCCGCAACGAGCACACCATGGAAGAGCGCCTCGCAGGCGAACTCCTGGATGCCGTGCAATCCCGTGGCTCCGCTGTTAAGAAACGCGAAGACACCCACAAGATGGCCGACGCGAACAAAGCGTTCAGCCATTATCGCTGGTAA
- the fusA gene encoding elongation factor G: MAREYPLQRYRNFGIMAHIDAGKTTTTERILYYTGRSHKIGEVHDGAATMDWMEQEQERGITITSAATTTFWQWQEDPTEEGTSDTKFRYNIIDTPGHVDFTIEVERSLAVLDGAICLLDGNAGVEPQTETVWRQADRYKVPRIVFVNKMDKIGADFFNCVKMIKDRTGATPVPVNFPIGAEDQLEGIVDLVTMEEWVWQGEDLGASWVRQPIRDDLKDLADEWRATLIENAVEQDDAAMEAYLEGEEPDVPTLRKLIRKGTLSLSFVPVLGGSAFKNKGVQPLLNAVVDFLPGPLDVPPYLGFSPDDETETRNIERRASDEEPFSGLAFKIMNDPFVGSLTFTRIYSGTMKKGDSIMNSTKGKKERIGRMMMMHSNNREEIEEAFAGDIIALAGLKETTTGDTLCDAQKQVVLETMTFPEPVIEIAVEPKTKNDQEKMSQGLARLAAEDPSFRVETDIESGQTIMKGMGELHLDILVDRLKREFKVEANIGAPQVAYRETIGHEIEHTYTHKKQSGGSGQFAEVKLVISPTQPGEGYSFESKIVGGSVPKEYVPGVEKGIKSVMDSGPLAGFPVIDFKVALIDGKFHDVDSSVLAFEIASRMCMREGLRKAGAKLLEPMMKVEVVTPEEYTGSIIGDLTSRRGQVSGQEARGNAVAVQAFVPLANMFGYINNLRSMSSGRAQFTMQFDHYDPVPQNISDEIQAKYA; this comes from the coding sequence ATGGCACGCGAATATCCCCTCCAGCGCTACCGTAACTTCGGGATCATGGCCCACATCGACGCGGGCAAGACCACGACGACGGAACGCATCCTGTACTACACCGGCCGTTCGCACAAAATCGGTGAAGTCCACGACGGCGCTGCCACCATGGACTGGATGGAGCAGGAGCAGGAGCGTGGTATCACCATCACCTCCGCTGCAACCACCACGTTCTGGCAGTGGCAGGAAGATCCGACCGAAGAAGGTACTTCGGACACGAAATTCCGCTACAACATCATCGACACCCCCGGCCACGTGGACTTCACCATCGAAGTCGAACGTTCGCTGGCCGTGCTCGACGGTGCGATCTGCCTCCTCGACGGCAACGCCGGCGTTGAGCCCCAGACCGAGACCGTGTGGCGTCAGGCTGACCGCTACAAGGTGCCGCGCATCGTGTTCGTCAACAAGATGGACAAGATCGGTGCCGACTTCTTCAACTGCGTGAAGATGATCAAGGACCGCACGGGCGCAACCCCGGTCCCCGTCAACTTCCCGATCGGTGCGGAAGACCAGCTGGAAGGCATCGTCGACCTCGTGACCATGGAAGAGTGGGTCTGGCAGGGTGAAGACCTCGGCGCATCCTGGGTGCGTCAGCCGATCCGCGACGACCTGAAGGACCTGGCCGACGAGTGGCGTGCAACCCTCATCGAGAATGCTGTCGAGCAGGACGATGCGGCGATGGAAGCCTACCTCGAAGGCGAAGAGCCCGACGTTCCGACGCTGCGCAAGCTGATCCGCAAGGGCACGCTGTCGCTGTCGTTCGTTCCGGTTCTCGGCGGTTCGGCGTTCAAGAACAAGGGCGTGCAGCCCCTGCTCAACGCTGTCGTCGACTTCCTGCCGGGTCCCCTCGACGTTCCGCCGTACCTCGGCTTCTCGCCGGATGACGAGACCGAAACCCGGAACATCGAGCGCCGCGCTTCGGACGAAGAGCCGTTCTCGGGCCTCGCGTTCAAGATCATGAACGACCCGTTCGTGGGTTCGCTCACCTTCACCCGTATCTACTCCGGTACGATGAAGAAGGGCGATTCGATCATGAACTCGACCAAGGGCAAGAAAGAGCGCATCGGTCGTATGATGATGATGCACTCGAACAACCGGGAAGAGATCGAAGAAGCCTTCGCAGGCGACATCATCGCGCTGGCCGGTCTCAAGGAGACCACCACCGGTGACACCCTCTGCGACGCTCAGAAGCAAGTGGTTCTCGAGACCATGACCTTCCCCGAGCCGGTGATCGAGATCGCGGTCGAGCCGAAGACGAAGAACGACCAGGAGAAGATGTCCCAGGGTCTGGCCCGTCTGGCCGCAGAAGACCCCTCCTTCCGCGTCGAGACCGACATCGAGTCCGGTCAGACCATCATGAAGGGCATGGGCGAACTTCACCTCGACATTCTCGTCGACCGCCTGAAGCGCGAGTTCAAGGTCGAGGCGAACATCGGTGCCCCGCAGGTGGCGTATCGCGAGACCATCGGTCACGAGATCGAGCACACCTACACCCACAAGAAACAGTCGGGTGGTTCGGGTCAGTTCGCAGAGGTCAAGCTGGTCATCAGCCCGACCCAGCCGGGCGAAGGCTACTCGTTCGAGTCGAAGATCGTCGGCGGTTCGGTTCCGAAGGAATACGTCCCGGGCGTCGAGAAGGGCATCAAGTCGGTCATGGACTCCGGTCCGCTGGCAGGCTTCCCGGTGATCGACTTCAAGGTCGCGCTGATCGACGGCAAGTTCCACGACGTGGACTCCTCGGTTCTGGCCTTCGAGATCGCATCGCGGATGTGCATGCGTGAAGGTCTGCGTAAAGCAGGCGCGAAGCTGCTCGAGCCGATGATGAAGGTCGAGGTGGTCACGCCGGAAGAGTACACCGGTTCGATCATCGGTGACCTCACCTCCCGCCGTGGCCAGGTGTCGGGTCAGGAAGCGCGCGGCAACGCCGTTGCGGTCCAGGCCTTCGTGCCGCTGGCCAACATGTTCGGCTACATCAACAACCTGCGCTCCATGTCCTCGGGCCGCGCGCAGTTCACGATGCAGTTCGACCACTACGATCCGGTTCCGCAGAACATCTCGGACGAGATCCAGGCGAAATACGCATAA
- the tuf gene encoding elongation factor Tu, translated as MAKEKFERGKPHCNIGTIGHVDHGKTTLTAAITKYFGDFKAYDQIDGAPEEKARGITISTAHVEYETDARHYAHVDCPGHADYVKNMITGAAQMDGAILVVNAADGPMPQTREHILLGRQVGIPAMVVFMNKVDQVDDEELLELVEMEIRELLSAYDFPGDDIPVIAGSALHAMNGTQPEIGEAKIRELMAGVDEYIPQPARAVDQPFLMPIEDVFSISGRGTVVTGRVERGVVNVGDELEIVGIRDTKKTTCTGVEMFRKLLDRGEAGDNIGALLRGIDREGVERGQVLCKPGSVKPHTKFECEVYILTKEEGGRHTPFFANYRPQFYFRTTDVTGTVTLPEGTEMVMPGDNLKFTVELIAPIAMEDGLRFAIREGGRTVGSGVVSKILE; from the coding sequence ATGGCAAAGGAAAAGTTTGAGCGCGGCAAGCCGCACTGCAACATCGGCACGATCGGTCACGTCGACCACGGCAAGACCACGCTGACCGCAGCGATCACCAAGTACTTCGGTGACTTCAAGGCGTACGACCAGATCGACGGCGCGCCGGAAGAGAAAGCCCGCGGCATCACGATCTCGACCGCGCACGTGGAATACGAGACCGACGCACGCCACTACGCGCACGTCGACTGCCCCGGCCACGCCGACTACGTGAAGAACATGATCACCGGCGCGGCGCAGATGGACGGCGCGATCCTGGTTGTGAACGCAGCTGACGGCCCCATGCCGCAGACCCGCGAGCACATCCTTCTGGGCCGCCAGGTGGGCATCCCCGCCATGGTCGTGTTCATGAACAAGGTTGACCAGGTCGACGACGAAGAGCTGCTCGAGCTCGTCGAGATGGAAATCCGCGAACTGCTGTCGGCCTACGACTTCCCGGGCGACGACATCCCCGTGATCGCCGGCTCGGCCCTGCACGCGATGAACGGCACCCAGCCGGAAATCGGCGAAGCCAAGATCCGCGAACTGATGGCGGGCGTGGACGAGTACATCCCGCAGCCGGCACGTGCCGTGGACCAGCCGTTCCTGATGCCGATCGAAGACGTGTTCTCGATCTCGGGCCGCGGCACCGTGGTGACCGGCCGTGTGGAGCGTGGCGTTGTGAACGTCGGCGACGAACTCGAGATCGTCGGCATCCGCGACACCAAGAAGACCACCTGCACCGGCGTGGAAATGTTCCGCAAGCTGCTCGACCGCGGTGAGGCAGGCGACAACATCGGCGCCCTGCTGCGCGGCATCGACCGTGAAGGCGTGGAGCGTGGCCAGGTTCTCTGCAAGCCGGGTTCGGTGAAGCCGCACACCAAGTTCGAGTGCGAGGTCTACATCCTGACCAAGGAAGAAGGCGGCCGTCACACGCCGTTCTTCGCGAACTACCGTCCGCAGTTCTACTTCCGCACCACCGACGTGACCGGCACCGTGACCCTCCCCGAGGGCACCGAGATGGTCATGCCCGGCGACAACCTGAAGTTCACCGTGGAACTGATCGCACCGATCGCCATGGAAGACGGTCTGCGCTTCGCAATCCGCGAAGGCGGCCGCACCGTCGGTTCGGGCGTCGTCTCGAAAATCCTCGAGTGA
- the rpsJ gene encoding 30S ribosomal protein S10, producing MQSQNIRIRLKAFDYRVLDASTQEIVNTAKRTGATVRGPIPLPNKIEKFTVLRGPHVNKKSRDQFEIRTHKRLLDIVDPTPQTVDALMKLDLAAGVDVEIKV from the coding sequence ATGCAAAGCCAGAACATTCGCATCCGGCTCAAGGCGTTCGATTACCGCGTCCTCGATGCGTCGACGCAGGAGATCGTGAACACCGCGAAACGCACCGGTGCGACCGTGCGCGGGCCCATCCCGCTGCCGAACAAGATCGAGAAATTCACCGTTCTGCGTGGCCCGCACGTGAACAAGAAATCCCGCGATCAGTTCGAGATCCGCACGCACAAGCGTCTTCTCGACATCGTCGATCCGACCCCGCAGACCGTGGACGCGCTGATGAAGCTCGACCTCGCGGCCGGCGTGGACGTCGAGATCAAGGTGTAA